The following proteins are co-located in the Streptomyces bottropensis ATCC 25435 genome:
- a CDS encoding serine hydrolase domain-containing protein yields MKRATRSLLAAVFVLGVVTGPAALPATASSSGGAGAVTVPSRTDPVTAAALKAAVAGLPAADATAALVRVGGTDGVWRGSSGVHDLTTGRAADPHARFRVGSVTKVFTAAVVLQLAAEGKVDLDRSVRAYLPELIPASYGGVTVRQLLDHTHGIPAADFPGTTVEEWYANRFRVHDPEAMVRSATAKEREFAPGERQHYLNIGYTIAGLLVERVTGDSYERQVTRRVLRPLGLRDTYLPGADPRIVGPHNHGYQRMTLDDGTTGLRDVSVWGVTDTWAAGDIVSTTADLERFTQALFGGRIVPRGPLLEEMFTVPKVTAFPGGKPAEYAVGLARKVLGGREVWGKTGGRWGYNAAIASTRDGSRTLVHSVNSTDAKGRDVSRVALAVMVAAYGPPS; encoded by the coding sequence ATGAAGCGCGCCACGCGTTCGCTGCTCGCCGCCGTCTTCGTCCTCGGGGTGGTGACGGGCCCGGCGGCCCTGCCGGCCACCGCCTCCTCGTCGGGCGGCGCCGGGGCCGTGACCGTGCCGTCGCGGACGGACCCGGTGACGGCCGCCGCCCTGAAGGCCGCCGTCGCCGGACTGCCCGCCGCCGACGCCACCGCCGCGCTCGTACGCGTCGGGGGCACCGACGGGGTGTGGCGGGGCAGTTCGGGGGTGCACGACCTGACGACCGGCCGCGCTGCCGATCCGCACGCCCGCTTCCGGGTGGGGTCCGTGACCAAGGTGTTCACGGCGGCCGTGGTGCTGCAGCTGGCCGCCGAGGGGAAGGTCGACCTCGACCGGAGCGTCCGCGCGTATCTGCCGGAGCTGATTCCGGCGTCGTACGGCGGGGTCACGGTCCGGCAGTTGCTCGATCACACGCACGGCATCCCGGCGGCCGACTTCCCGGGGACGACGGTCGAGGAGTGGTACGCGAACCGTTTCCGCGTCCACGACCCGGAGGCGATGGTGCGGTCGGCCACGGCGAAGGAGCGGGAGTTCGCGCCGGGTGAGCGGCAGCACTACCTCAACATCGGCTACACGATCGCCGGGCTGCTGGTGGAGCGGGTGACCGGGGACTCCTACGAGCGGCAGGTCACCCGGCGGGTGCTGAGGCCGCTGGGGCTGCGCGACACCTACCTCCCGGGCGCCGACCCGCGGATCGTCGGCCCGCACAACCACGGGTACCAGCGGATGACGCTGGACGACGGGACGACCGGGTTGCGGGACGTGAGCGTGTGGGGGGTGACGGACACCTGGGCGGCCGGCGACATCGTCTCGACCACGGCGGATCTGGAGCGCTTCACCCAGGCGCTGTTCGGGGGGCGGATCGTGCCGCGCGGGCCGCTGCTGGAGGAGATGTTCACGGTGCCGAAGGTGACCGCCTTCCCGGGCGGCAAGCCGGCCGAGTACGCCGTCGGGCTGGCCAGGAAGGTGCTCGGCGGGCGTGAGGTGTGGGGCAAGACGGGCGGCCGCTGGGGCTACAACGCGGCCATCGCCTCCACCCGCGACGGCTCCCGCACGCTCGTCCACAGTGTCAACTCCACGGACGCCAAGGGTCGGGACGTGAGCAGGGTTGCCCTCGCTGTGATGGTCGCGGCGTACGGGCCGCCGTCGTAG
- a CDS encoding response regulator transcription factor, with amino-acid sequence MTIRVVVADDQELVRSGFALILDVQPDIEVVAEVGDGAAAVEAVRRHRADVALLDVRMPRTDGIEACRAIKESGGAGGGDGGCRVVMLTTFDTDEYVYEALHAGASGFLLKDVRRDDLVHAVRVVARGDSLLAPSVARRLVEQYTRPAAARAARPDPRLDVLTGRERETLLLLARGLSNAEIAAELVVSDHTVKTHVGNVLAKLGLRDRIQAVICAYETGLIAAGDARAPVAGPPPGGVLRPGSSPTSARK; translated from the coding sequence TTGACGATCCGGGTGGTCGTGGCCGACGACCAGGAGCTGGTGCGCAGCGGCTTCGCGCTGATCCTCGACGTCCAGCCGGACATCGAGGTGGTGGCCGAGGTGGGCGACGGGGCTGCGGCGGTCGAGGCGGTGCGGCGGCACCGCGCCGACGTGGCACTGCTCGACGTCCGGATGCCCCGGACGGACGGGATCGAGGCCTGCCGGGCGATCAAGGAGAGCGGGGGCGCGGGCGGCGGGGACGGTGGCTGCCGGGTCGTGATGCTGACGACCTTCGACACCGACGAGTACGTGTACGAGGCGCTGCACGCGGGGGCGAGCGGGTTCCTGCTGAAGGACGTCCGGCGCGACGACCTCGTGCACGCCGTACGGGTCGTGGCGCGGGGGGACTCGCTGCTCGCGCCGTCCGTGGCGCGGCGGCTGGTGGAGCAGTACACACGGCCGGCCGCCGCCCGGGCCGCGCGGCCCGACCCCCGGCTCGACGTGCTGACCGGGCGGGAGCGCGAGACGCTGTTGCTGCTGGCGCGGGGGCTGTCGAACGCCGAGATCGCAGCCGAGCTGGTCGTCAGCGACCACACGGTCAAGACGCATGTCGGCAACGTGCTCGCCAAGCTCGGGCTGCGGGACCGCATCCAGGCGGTGATCTGCGCCTACGAGACGGGCCTGATCGCGGCGGGGGACGCGCGCGCCCCGGTCGCGGGTCCCCCGCCCGGGGGAGTCCTCCGGCCCGGTTCCTCCCCCACGTCGGCGAGGAAGTGA
- a CDS encoding sensor histidine kinase: MSGIRGGRGVREWWERGRVLAEGYPWVVDVGVALLVQGAVTMPFVVPRAAGLPPATWAAYGLTTLTVVPLVWRRRAPIAALLAIMVTSLVYQVALDGPGQPLPYNGLVIVYTVAVLSPPWKRLVTGVLVLVAVPVGVGLNSRSARELAFSAFVFAAAYVFGRLTDARQRAHRVEAERAAARERARIAREMHDILSHAVSLMIVQAEAGPVAVRTAPERAEAAFDAISEAGRDAMVQLRRMLGVLREETGEGAEEGRAPREPQPGIGDLAALLDRVRSSGLDVVQEVQGRERPLPGATGASVFRIVQEALTNTVRHADARTVSVRLVYGDDAVRVEVTDDGRGPRPGHGGGHGLVGVRERAAVHGGTAETGAGPGGRGFAVRVRIPVAPLAGTKTGAGAGR, from the coding sequence GTGAGTGGCATACGGGGTGGGCGCGGCGTGCGGGAGTGGTGGGAGCGGGGGCGGGTGCTCGCGGAGGGGTATCCGTGGGTGGTCGATGTCGGGGTCGCGCTGCTGGTGCAGGGGGCGGTGACGATGCCGTTCGTGGTGCCGCGGGCGGCCGGGCTGCCGCCGGCGACCTGGGCGGCGTACGGGCTGACGACGCTGACCGTGGTGCCGCTGGTGTGGCGGCGGCGGGCCCCGATCGCCGCGCTGCTGGCGATCATGGTGACCAGCCTGGTCTACCAGGTGGCGCTGGACGGGCCCGGGCAGCCGCTGCCGTACAACGGGCTGGTGATCGTCTACACCGTCGCCGTGCTCTCGCCGCCGTGGAAACGGCTGGTCACCGGGGTCCTCGTGCTGGTCGCGGTGCCGGTGGGGGTGGGGCTCAACAGCCGGTCGGCACGTGAACTGGCCTTCTCCGCCTTCGTGTTCGCGGCGGCCTACGTCTTCGGGCGGCTGACCGACGCCCGCCAGCGGGCGCACCGTGTCGAGGCCGAGCGGGCCGCGGCGCGCGAACGGGCCCGGATCGCCCGCGAGATGCACGACATCCTGTCCCACGCCGTGAGCCTGATGATCGTGCAGGCGGAGGCCGGGCCGGTGGCCGTGCGGACGGCGCCGGAGCGGGCCGAGGCCGCCTTCGACGCGATCTCCGAGGCCGGACGGGACGCCATGGTCCAGCTGCGGCGGATGCTGGGCGTGCTGCGGGAGGAGACCGGGGAGGGGGCGGAGGAGGGGCGCGCGCCCCGGGAGCCGCAGCCGGGGATCGGGGATCTCGCCGCGCTGCTGGACCGGGTGCGGAGCAGTGGGCTCGACGTCGTGCAGGAGGTGCAGGGGCGGGAGCGGCCGTTGCCGGGTGCCACCGGGGCGTCCGTGTTCCGGATCGTGCAGGAGGCGCTGACGAACACGGTCCGGCACGCGGACGCCCGTACGGTCTCCGTGCGGCTCGTCTACGGCGACGACGCCGTGCGCGTGGAGGTGACGGACGACGGTCGCGGGCCGCGCCCCGGGCACGGCGGCGGGCACGGGCTCGTCGGGGTACGGGAGCGGGCGGCCGTGCACGGCGGTACGGCGGAGACCGGGGCGGGGCCCGGCGGACGGGGGTTCGCAGTGCGCGTACGGATACCGGTGGCGCCCCTCGCGGGCACGAAGACCGGGGCGGGGGCGGGGCGTTGA